A portion of the Edaphobacter lichenicola genome contains these proteins:
- a CDS encoding RICIN domain-containing protein: protein MLRNRRLILLLSLILVSAFAAFESANAQTVSVYQTNADQSLLLSQQPSVSFSSTENGSTTITITPTVQYQQMDGFGASFTDSSAYLVYNKLTSAQQSALMQWFFSNTSGIGLNFLRQPMGASDFSAQGNFSYDDVASGQTDVSLTNFSIAKDLTYTIPVLKQAFAVNPNIKVEMLPWSPPAWMKTSSTMNGGNFNDTYYSALSQYFVKAIQAYQAQGIPVYSIAAQNEPENSNGSYPTETFSAAEEEAFISGYLGPALSSANLSTKIFGYEHNWGDTTYPEAILGNSGAYPYVAGTSWHCYSGSPSAQSTVETAYPNKGNWFTECSGETTGSFSGDLAWGMENLIIGATRNWAKSVTEWNLALDQNSGPTNGGCSNCRGFVTINDSTSPATITYNVENYLYGHAAKFVVPGAYRVESNSAAAGTGGIEDVAFQNPNGSMVLIAFNDATTSTTFDVNWYPNNTNFSYNLPAGAVATFTWTPSSSSGPVAPSNLAATATSSSQINLSWTASSTSGVTYSVFRSTSSGFSPSSSNQVASGLTSTSYSNTGLSSGTTYYYLVEAVASTGVSVPSNQSSATTTAVIPTAPTNLTATAASSAQINLSWTASSTSGVTYSVFGSTTSGFTPSSSNLIASGMSGTNYSATGLAASTTYYYKVEAVNSAGSSTASNQTSATTLAASGISTSGYYQIVNEASGSCLDDTGGGTSNGTVLQQYTCYGNNLNQEWKFTATSGGYYEVATYNTNTLAWNVVNSGTSPGTDMQLYTYGGGLNEQFEPAQLSTGYYEFIDRNSGLCLNVPGGANTNGLQLQISTCNGSTSESFTLNAITATAPAAPTALAATTSSSSQVNLSWTASTTSGVTYNVYGSTTSGFTPSSGNLLTSGLSATTYSNTGLTASTTYYYVVEAVNSVGSSPASNQASATTSATGGGSGISTTAYYTIVNVASGSCVDDTGGGTSNGTVLQQWTCSNNTNQEWLFTATGSGYYEVTTYNANTLAWNVVNVGTSPGTNMQLWTYGGGLNEQFEPVLLSTGYYEFIDRNSGLCLNVPGGATTNGLQLQINTCNGSTSESFKLNQL from the coding sequence ATGTTGCGAAATAGACGTCTCATCCTGCTCTTGAGTCTCATTCTGGTGTCCGCGTTTGCGGCGTTCGAATCAGCAAACGCACAGACCGTCAGCGTTTACCAAACAAACGCAGATCAGTCTTTACTCTTATCTCAACAGCCGTCGGTATCGTTTAGCTCCACAGAAAACGGATCCACCACAATCACGATCACCCCCACCGTGCAATACCAGCAGATGGACGGCTTCGGCGCTTCGTTTACGGACTCTTCCGCTTATCTGGTCTACAACAAACTGACCTCGGCTCAGCAGAGTGCACTGATGCAGTGGTTTTTCAGCAACACCTCGGGTATCGGTTTGAACTTTCTGAGGCAGCCGATGGGCGCGAGCGACTTTTCTGCCCAAGGCAATTTTAGTTACGACGATGTCGCTTCCGGACAAACAGACGTGAGCCTAACGAACTTCTCCATCGCAAAAGATTTGACCTATACAATTCCTGTACTCAAGCAGGCATTCGCAGTTAATCCAAATATCAAGGTCGAGATGCTTCCTTGGAGTCCACCCGCATGGATGAAGACTTCGAGCACAATGAATGGAGGTAACTTTAACGACACGTACTATTCTGCGCTCTCGCAATATTTTGTGAAAGCAATCCAGGCGTACCAGGCGCAGGGAATCCCGGTCTATTCGATCGCCGCGCAAAATGAGCCTGAGAACTCCAACGGCAGCTATCCAACCGAAACCTTCTCTGCCGCTGAAGAAGAAGCTTTTATCTCCGGTTATCTCGGGCCGGCGTTGTCCAGTGCCAATCTCAGCACCAAGATATTCGGGTACGAACATAACTGGGGTGACACAACTTATCCAGAGGCAATCCTGGGGAACAGCGGCGCCTACCCTTATGTCGCTGGAACGTCGTGGCATTGCTACTCTGGGAGCCCCTCTGCACAATCCACCGTTGAAACGGCCTACCCCAACAAAGGCAATTGGTTCACGGAGTGTTCGGGCGAAACCACCGGAAGCTTTAGCGGCGATCTTGCCTGGGGAATGGAAAATCTGATCATCGGAGCCACACGCAACTGGGCGAAGAGCGTCACCGAGTGGAATCTTGCACTCGATCAGAACTCCGGTCCCACCAATGGCGGATGCAGTAACTGCCGCGGATTTGTGACTATCAATGACAGTACGAGTCCGGCGACAATTACCTACAACGTCGAAAACTACCTCTACGGACATGCAGCGAAGTTCGTCGTACCCGGTGCCTATCGCGTCGAATCCAACTCGGCGGCCGCGGGTACAGGCGGCATCGAGGATGTTGCTTTTCAGAATCCAAATGGTTCCATGGTTCTCATTGCGTTCAACGACGCCACGACCTCAACCACCTTCGACGTGAACTGGTATCCCAACAACACGAACTTCTCCTATAACTTACCGGCGGGCGCCGTTGCTACCTTCACGTGGACGCCATCGTCTTCCTCCGGTCCTGTCGCACCTTCAAACCTCGCGGCCACTGCGACCTCCAGTAGTCAGATCAATCTGAGTTGGACAGCAAGCTCCACCTCCGGTGTTACGTACAGCGTCTTCCGCAGCACATCGAGTGGATTCTCTCCTTCTTCGAGCAATCAAGTCGCGAGCGGCCTTACGTCGACCAGCTATTCAAACACTGGTTTGTCCTCCGGGACGACCTACTACTACTTGGTAGAGGCCGTTGCTTCCACTGGAGTGAGCGTTCCATCGAACCAGTCCAGTGCCACGACCACGGCGGTGATTCCGACAGCACCCACCAACCTGACCGCAACCGCAGCTTCCAGCGCCCAGATTAACCTGAGTTGGACGGCAAGTAGTACCTCAGGCGTAACCTACAGTGTGTTCGGGAGCACAACCAGTGGCTTCACACCTTCATCCAGCAACCTCATCGCCAGTGGCATGAGCGGAACGAATTACTCTGCTACGGGTCTTGCCGCGTCGACGACTTATTACTATAAGGTCGAAGCAGTGAACTCTGCAGGCTCCTCCACCGCTTCCAATCAAACGAGTGCGACCACGTTGGCGGCCAGCGGTATTTCAACTTCTGGCTACTACCAGATCGTCAATGAGGCGAGTGGAAGTTGTTTGGATGACACCGGCGGGGGCACCTCCAACGGCACAGTGCTTCAGCAGTACACATGCTATGGCAACAACCTCAATCAGGAATGGAAGTTTACGGCAACCAGCGGCGGTTACTACGAGGTGGCCACCTACAACACCAATACGTTGGCTTGGAACGTCGTCAATTCCGGAACATCTCCCGGCACTGACATGCAGCTGTATACCTACGGTGGCGGACTCAATGAACAGTTCGAACCCGCTCAGCTCTCAACTGGCTACTATGAGTTCATTGACCGCAACAGCGGCCTCTGTCTCAACGTCCCAGGCGGCGCGAACACTAACGGTCTTCAGTTGCAGATCAGTACCTGCAATGGATCGACGAGCGAGTCCTTCACTCTGAATGCAATTACGGCCACGGCACCAGCAGCGCCAACGGCTCTCGCGGCTACCACGAGCTCCAGCAGCCAGGTCAACTTAAGCTGGACTGCGAGTACGACCTCCGGTGTCACCTACAACGTGTACGGCAGTACAACCAGCGGCTTCACTCCTTCGTCCGGCAACCTGCTTACCAGTGGGCTGAGCGCAACGACCTACTCCAATACTGGCCTGACTGCGTCGACGACTTACTACTATGTTGTCGAAGCAGTGAATTCAGTTGGCTCATCACCCGCTTCCAACCAGGCAAGCGCGACCACTTCTGCGACTGGCGGAGGCAGCGGCATATCGACCACTGCGTATTACACGATCGTCAATGTAGCGAGCGGAAGCTGTGTGGACGATACCGGCGGAGGCACCTCGAACGGCACCGTTCTCCAGCAGTGGACCTGCTCCAACAACACGAATCAAGAATGGCTGTTTACTGCAACCGGCAGTGGCTACTACGAAGTGACAACGTATAACGCAAACACACTGGCTTGGAACGTCGTCAATGTCGGAACTTCTCCCGGAACGAACATGCAACTCTGGACCTATGGCGGCGGCCTCAACGAGCAGTTCGAACCGGTTCTGCTCTCGACCGGATACTATGAGTTCATCGACCGCAACAGCGGCCTCTGTCTCAACGTCCCGGGTGGCGCAACCACCAACGGTCTCCAGCTGCAGATCAATACCTGTAACGGATCAACGAGCGAGTCGTTCAAACTGAACCAACTGTAA
- a CDS encoding tetratricopeptide repeat protein, with protein sequence MHEAVAFAQRGDEQHALALIGAVLSHHPAFVPALKLQGALLEETGHDVEAALSFRKALNYSPNDAEMLLRVGTNDLVTGHTDEAIKLLERRIRAVPGDEEGNYYLAQAYHLKGNNDLALTAIRKALKASPNDAPILQKYGELLCSSGVSDEALQWLKKAQNVDPSLARINFDLAIASYNSMDLKAAAEYATIQAALQPKDVDNLILLASVQVKLAQWQEAKGSLQTVLTLRQDDAPSILQLGHCELELKNYQASIDALNRSLQLDPTQVQAHYLLSRAYNGLGNTAEAQHEAALHREMMQHVSFNLTKAEANRENSLSDQARQLLADGHEAEALQLFEDSTEGPSTTRGSARVSVGATYLSLGNSEAAERNLRHALELDPRTRGAHTYLGILALQQGNLSQAETSFEAELALDPNHPLALGELGEVRYHQRRWAEASELLTKSKTTIPALLYMLCDSDFQLGKTQAAELTAEALAAYGKNEPTIMQALTKLLRLNGHTELADRLAHQS encoded by the coding sequence ATGCACGAAGCGGTCGCCTTCGCTCAGCGAGGCGATGAGCAACATGCACTCGCACTGATTGGCGCTGTGCTCAGTCATCATCCGGCCTTTGTCCCTGCTCTAAAGCTGCAAGGCGCCCTGCTTGAAGAAACAGGACACGATGTCGAGGCGGCGCTATCGTTTCGGAAGGCGCTGAATTACTCTCCGAACGATGCGGAGATGTTACTGAGGGTGGGCACCAATGACCTTGTGACGGGCCACACAGACGAGGCAATCAAGCTGCTGGAACGCAGGATACGTGCCGTTCCGGGAGACGAGGAAGGCAACTACTACCTTGCGCAGGCGTATCACCTGAAGGGGAACAACGACCTGGCGCTCACCGCGATTCGGAAGGCGTTGAAGGCTTCACCCAATGATGCTCCGATTCTGCAAAAATACGGGGAACTGCTGTGCAGCTCCGGTGTGAGCGATGAGGCGCTGCAATGGCTCAAGAAAGCTCAAAACGTCGATCCATCGCTCGCTCGCATCAACTTCGATCTCGCGATCGCCAGCTACAACAGCATGGACCTGAAGGCAGCCGCGGAGTACGCCACGATCCAAGCCGCGTTGCAGCCGAAGGATGTCGACAATCTAATTCTGCTAGCTTCGGTTCAAGTAAAGCTTGCCCAATGGCAGGAAGCGAAGGGGAGTCTACAGACGGTTTTGACTTTGAGACAGGATGACGCGCCTTCGATTCTTCAGCTTGGACACTGCGAACTAGAGCTGAAGAACTACCAGGCATCGATCGACGCGCTGAACCGATCCCTCCAACTGGATCCAACGCAGGTACAGGCCCACTATCTTCTTTCGCGAGCCTATAACGGCCTGGGAAACACTGCTGAAGCGCAACACGAGGCAGCATTGCATCGAGAGATGATGCAACACGTTTCTTTCAACCTGACGAAGGCTGAAGCCAATCGAGAGAATTCGCTCTCGGATCAAGCGCGACAGCTTCTTGCAGATGGTCATGAAGCGGAGGCTCTGCAGCTCTTCGAAGACAGCACCGAAGGACCTTCCACCACTCGCGGCAGCGCCCGGGTGTCAGTCGGAGCCACCTATTTGTCTTTAGGAAACTCGGAGGCCGCCGAGCGCAACCTACGGCACGCACTAGAGCTAGACCCCAGAACCCGTGGCGCTCATACATACCTTGGGATCCTGGCGTTACAGCAAGGCAATCTTAGTCAGGCTGAGACTAGCTTCGAGGCAGAACTTGCGCTTGATCCTAATCATCCACTTGCACTGGGAGAGTTAGGCGAAGTACGCTACCACCAACGCAGATGGGCTGAGGCTTCGGAACTCCTCACGAAATCGAAGACCACGATTCCAGCGCTTCTCTATATGCTCTGCGATTCCGACTTTCAGCTTGGAAAAACGCAGGCGGCCGAGCTTACAGCCGAGGCGTTGGCAGCATACGGGAAGAACGAGCCAACTATCATGCAGGCGCTCACGAAGTTGTTGCGCCTTAATGGACATACCGAATTAGCCGACCGCCTCGCGCATCAGTCTTAA
- a CDS encoding DPP IV N-terminal domain-containing protein, translating to MKQKDRKPAFALEDWIVEPEFNQLSQGTNSHRVEPKVMSVLLELAAHAQRVVSKDEILRAVWPDTFVGEDALTRCISVLRRILEDDPHNPRFIKTISKVGYCLLVVAHPLESPPADIPSPQSPPLPDSKKVTSPTPAVVEIPHNTPPPELTIGKRKPGVFATAALILAVVSALGVWMVHAIRANSIPVPIRVSQLTTNAGEQSRPALSSDGKRLAFVWAKDDGGQQHIYIKELGKESLLRLTDLSDDEYSPAWSPDGKQVAFLSSSRSGLGLYVASLAATLSVRKVYIPGETTRWEQGALSWSPDGKSFVLVDHVGSEPSSSIYLIDVETLRAHSLTAPPPGWEGDLSPVFSPNGQKIAFLRASESSVEDIYWIPTPGGEPRQITHDGKMINGIAWSSDNRSIIFSSNRAGQYALWKVSLDGGTPHRMPVGTEDATQPAIPQDGNNLAFVQGSAIFGILRVSATKNESPEVRESPIVSSTAQDSAPSISPDGAQFAFQSWRSGSQQIWVSSIDGQTLRQLTPVDGVLQGSGSPSWSPDGDRILFDSRVSGHSHIFVIGSTGGNPKQITFGEVNDIVPRWSVDGRSIYFRSNRGGRWQLWKLPASGGMPQPVTSDDGIVGQESPDGQWLYFARGGENGIWRMPMTGGDAVRILDQPMAGYWAYWTVGRSGIYFLDQKQSTPSISIYDPVTEKTTCFAKLNRLPPLYSGLSLLHDGRDLLISDKSDAGSHISLAQGVF from the coding sequence ATGAAGCAGAAGGACCGCAAACCGGCGTTCGCGCTGGAAGACTGGATCGTAGAACCCGAGTTCAATCAACTGTCTCAAGGCACTAACAGCCACCGCGTAGAACCCAAAGTGATGAGTGTTCTGCTCGAGTTGGCGGCCCACGCGCAGCGTGTTGTTTCAAAAGATGAAATCCTTCGCGCTGTGTGGCCGGACACCTTTGTAGGAGAGGATGCTCTAACGCGCTGCATCTCCGTATTGCGCCGTATCCTCGAAGACGATCCTCACAATCCCCGGTTTATCAAAACGATCTCCAAAGTCGGTTATTGTCTGCTGGTTGTCGCGCATCCTTTGGAATCTCCGCCAGCCGACATTCCAAGTCCGCAATCCCCCCCGTTGCCGGATAGCAAAAAGGTCACGTCTCCAACTCCCGCTGTAGTGGAAATCCCGCATAATACTCCGCCACCCGAGCTGACGATAGGCAAGCGAAAGCCTGGCGTTTTCGCAACCGCGGCGCTGATTCTGGCGGTGGTAAGCGCACTCGGGGTCTGGATGGTGCACGCGATTCGGGCCAATTCGATCCCGGTCCCGATCCGGGTTTCTCAACTGACTACGAACGCAGGCGAGCAGAGTCGGCCTGCATTATCTTCCGACGGTAAGCGGCTTGCCTTTGTTTGGGCTAAGGACGATGGCGGCCAACAGCATATCTATATTAAGGAGCTGGGCAAAGAGTCGCTGCTCCGCCTCACTGATCTTTCCGACGACGAGTACAGCCCGGCCTGGTCGCCGGATGGGAAGCAGGTCGCGTTTCTGTCGTCGTCGCGTTCCGGACTCGGACTATACGTCGCCTCCCTAGCTGCTACCCTTTCCGTACGCAAGGTGTATATTCCTGGCGAAACCACGCGCTGGGAGCAGGGTGCTCTCTCCTGGTCTCCCGATGGCAAGAGTTTCGTTCTTGTCGACCATGTCGGGTCTGAGCCAAGCTCTTCGATTTATCTGATCGATGTGGAGACCCTGCGGGCACACTCCCTGACAGCACCTCCGCCCGGCTGGGAAGGAGATCTGAGTCCGGTCTTCTCTCCGAACGGACAGAAGATCGCCTTCCTGCGCGCAAGCGAAAGTTCCGTTGAAGACATCTACTGGATTCCCACCCCTGGTGGCGAGCCCCGGCAGATCACGCATGATGGCAAGATGATCAATGGCATCGCATGGTCTTCAGACAATCGATCCATCATCTTTTCCTCTAATCGTGCAGGCCAGTACGCCCTTTGGAAGGTTTCGCTGGACGGTGGGACTCCGCACCGAATGCCTGTGGGAACTGAGGATGCCACCCAGCCCGCCATCCCGCAGGACGGAAATAATCTGGCATTTGTGCAGGGATCCGCGATCTTCGGCATTCTTCGTGTATCCGCGACAAAGAACGAATCGCCTGAGGTAAGAGAGTCCCCGATCGTCTCTTCAACCGCACAGGATTCTGCTCCAAGTATCTCCCCGGACGGTGCGCAATTTGCTTTTCAATCCTGGCGTTCTGGCAGTCAACAAATATGGGTATCTTCGATTGATGGTCAAACGCTGCGGCAGTTAACACCTGTCGATGGCGTTCTCCAAGGGTCAGGCAGTCCATCGTGGTCTCCGGACGGCGATCGCATCCTCTTTGATTCCAGAGTCTCGGGGCATTCGCACATCTTTGTGATTGGGTCCACCGGCGGCAATCCGAAGCAAATCACCTTCGGAGAGGTCAACGATATTGTTCCGCGCTGGTCGGTGGACGGCCGCTCCATTTACTTCCGTTCCAATCGGGGCGGTCGCTGGCAACTGTGGAAGCTGCCGGCCAGTGGGGGCATGCCACAACCTGTCACCAGCGATGACGGAATCGTCGGCCAGGAATCGCCAGATGGCCAATGGCTGTACTTTGCCCGCGGCGGCGAGAATGGCATCTGGCGCATGCCGATGACGGGAGGAGACGCAGTTCGGATTCTCGATCAGCCGATGGCAGGTTACTGGGCCTACTGGACAGTCGGTCGCAGCGGCATCTATTTTCTCGACCAGAAACAATCGACGCCATCGATATCCATCTACGACCCAGTGACAGAAAAAACGACCTGCTTTGCAAAGCTGAATCGACTGCCGCCTTTGTATTCGGGATTGAGCTTACTTCATGACGGGCGAGATCTGCTCATCAGCGACAAGTCCGATGCGGGAAGTCATATATCGCTGGCGCAGGGAGTATTTTGA
- a CDS encoding TonB-dependent receptor, translating to MKTLRFAMRVLTFMCACTLNLCIAFAQNTNSGDIRGTVTDPSGALIQGAKVTVVNVDTGVTKVLQTNKAGLYDTSSIVVGTYRVTFEKQGFERFERSSISLEVGTSTVNATLKVGSTNDEVVVNADLPLLATESGEQKTTLEAKSMALLPNVGQDWQSFAILVPGASGTPQGSQGATNPGDQIAANGALPYSNVLADGSSTTLSTSGNSDVNIFETVAEVQISTSAFSAQYGIGGIIFNQISKGGANQFHGSLYDYFQSSQLNAFPYNTTGSTITKPYLRYNNFGGSIGGPVIIPKLFNGRDKIFFYFNYDQTVNHGSASNATNSIPTEDVMGGNFAGQSMIYDPTTQTIAHDAKGNPYPVRQSFQSEYGSNSIPVNMFDKVAANFQKFYPTPTNHLAGGQFIAGNFNGQGILQNNFYSSVPQSTPDRRFFGRLDYDITPHNRFTASVTERDNPAVSPNGVTACPVQCGNQDIQSYNSQITDVWTISPRMVNEARLGYTYQGNFFSDQTYGLNYPDQLGWQFAKANEIPGIQFVTNYPYAWIEPNSGQFIYKEHSFDPSDVVTMIRGKHVIHFGGEVLIYRDDNTPYSFIQPGTMQFSGQYTQHWSLNAQGVASPDSGTGVDYADFLLGYAQNWGASVQPEYGARLKTPQVFVQDDYKVRPNLTLNLGLRYQIRDGFNEVHGNEATFDPTVNNPANNTPGAYWYGTTAANGRKSLQASNYNVFLPRVGFSWLPNQNMTIRGGFGIYAYNLSLDAYGGGMGAALGSSGNASDQTNGITPAVILSSSGANLPYSGASTSPTRFNGQTVTYTQYHVPTPQIYQYNLATQQAIGTNMVFELAYVGSHGFNLNFPTDINQVPTQFLSPNDSQYLPNSNYQQINGSTNNAISNYNSLQASVSRRLSSGLSFNFNYVWSHFLDDQDSSAFGSRAGRQYYQYNTAAQNYSNSNFDVRNAFKGSSVYEVPVGRGRKFLNNNSLLDALLGGYQISGTIQLTSGNPFSVYAANANSYAQPGNGSATVFPNYTGAPLRTSGTHTLAQWFNPAAFSQPDNGTFGNVRRNSVYGPGIELINLSAGKKFTLHDQVKLQIRADATNAFNHANFGVPNEQLTGLQPQSNIFSAGGTNALINSVSGGARNIQLGGRLEF from the coding sequence ATGAAGACGCTTCGGTTTGCAATGCGAGTTCTCACGTTCATGTGCGCTTGCACGTTGAACCTGTGCATTGCGTTTGCCCAGAATACAAATTCCGGCGATATTCGCGGAACAGTAACGGATCCATCCGGCGCTCTCATACAGGGTGCAAAGGTAACCGTCGTGAACGTCGACACCGGAGTCACGAAGGTCCTTCAAACAAACAAGGCAGGCTTATACGACACCTCATCAATCGTTGTCGGCACTTATCGCGTGACCTTTGAAAAACAAGGGTTTGAGCGGTTCGAGCGATCATCGATCTCGCTCGAAGTAGGAACCTCAACGGTAAATGCCACACTTAAGGTGGGTTCGACAAACGATGAGGTTGTCGTTAACGCCGACCTTCCCCTGCTTGCGACCGAATCCGGGGAGCAAAAGACCACCCTTGAGGCGAAGTCCATGGCGCTGCTGCCAAATGTGGGTCAAGACTGGCAGAGTTTCGCCATCCTCGTACCCGGCGCTTCGGGTACGCCCCAAGGCAGTCAGGGCGCCACAAATCCAGGGGATCAGATTGCAGCGAACGGCGCTCTCCCATACAGCAACGTGCTAGCCGACGGGTCTTCGACTACGCTGTCGACGAGCGGCAACTCAGACGTCAATATCTTCGAGACGGTCGCCGAGGTGCAAATCTCCACATCCGCCTTCTCGGCCCAGTATGGTATCGGCGGCATTATCTTCAATCAGATCAGCAAGGGCGGAGCGAATCAGTTCCACGGCTCGCTCTATGACTACTTCCAGAGTAGCCAGTTAAACGCGTTTCCTTACAACACCACGGGTAGCACGATCACCAAGCCCTACCTTCGATACAACAACTTCGGCGGTTCTATCGGCGGTCCAGTCATAATTCCTAAACTGTTTAACGGTCGCGACAAGATCTTCTTTTACTTCAACTACGACCAGACCGTGAACCACGGCAGCGCCAGCAACGCCACAAACAGCATTCCGACCGAGGACGTCATGGGTGGCAACTTTGCAGGCCAGTCGATGATCTACGATCCGACAACCCAGACAATCGCGCACGACGCGAAGGGAAACCCCTATCCCGTGCGGCAGTCGTTCCAAAGCGAGTATGGATCGAACTCAATACCAGTGAACATGTTCGACAAGGTGGCTGCAAACTTTCAAAAGTTCTATCCGACTCCGACCAATCACCTCGCCGGCGGCCAATTTATCGCCGGAAACTTCAATGGACAGGGAATCCTTCAGAACAACTTCTACTCCAGCGTTCCGCAATCCACACCTGACCGGCGGTTCTTTGGCCGTCTAGACTACGACATCACCCCTCATAATCGATTCACCGCCTCCGTAACGGAGCGGGACAACCCTGCAGTCTCTCCGAATGGCGTAACAGCGTGCCCCGTCCAATGCGGAAACCAGGACATCCAAAGTTACAACTCGCAGATCACGGATGTATGGACGATCAGTCCCAGAATGGTGAATGAGGCGCGTCTCGGCTATACCTACCAAGGCAACTTCTTCAGCGATCAGACCTACGGCCTCAACTACCCGGACCAACTAGGATGGCAGTTCGCAAAAGCGAATGAGATTCCCGGAATCCAGTTCGTCACCAACTATCCCTATGCCTGGATTGAACCGAACTCTGGCCAGTTCATCTATAAAGAGCACTCGTTCGATCCGTCAGATGTGGTGACAATGATTCGCGGAAAGCATGTCATCCACTTTGGGGGAGAGGTCCTCATCTATCGCGACGACAACACCCCATACAGCTTCATTCAGCCAGGTACGATGCAGTTCTCCGGGCAGTACACACAGCACTGGTCACTTAACGCCCAAGGAGTTGCTTCGCCGGACAGCGGTACCGGTGTTGATTACGCGGACTTCCTGCTTGGCTATGCGCAGAATTGGGGAGCAAGCGTCCAACCCGAGTACGGTGCACGCCTGAAAACCCCTCAGGTGTTCGTGCAGGACGACTACAAGGTCCGTCCCAACCTCACCTTGAACCTCGGTCTGCGGTATCAAATTCGAGATGGATTCAACGAGGTTCACGGAAACGAGGCTACCTTCGATCCAACCGTGAATAACCCTGCGAACAACACGCCGGGAGCCTATTGGTATGGCACGACGGCAGCAAATGGACGCAAGTCCCTCCAGGCAAGCAACTACAACGTCTTCCTTCCGCGCGTGGGCTTCTCCTGGCTGCCTAATCAAAACATGACCATTCGCGGAGGCTTCGGTATCTATGCCTACAATCTGAGCCTGGATGCCTATGGCGGCGGCATGGGGGCAGCCCTCGGCAGCTCCGGTAACGCCTCCGACCAGACCAACGGCATCACACCCGCCGTCATTCTAAGTAGCAGCGGAGCAAATCTCCCGTACTCCGGTGCATCAACGTCCCCGACCAGATTCAATGGACAAACGGTAACGTATACGCAGTATCACGTTCCCACACCGCAGATCTATCAGTACAACCTGGCCACACAGCAAGCTATCGGAACCAATATGGTCTTTGAACTTGCGTATGTAGGAAGCCACGGCTTCAACCTCAACTTCCCAACTGACATTAACCAGGTTCCCACGCAGTTTCTCAGCCCTAACGATAGCCAGTACCTTCCCAACTCCAATTATCAACAGATTAATGGCAGCACCAATAATGCCATCTCTAACTACAACTCTCTGCAGGCATCCGTCAGCAGGCGTCTGTCCTCTGGCCTGAGCTTCAACTTCAACTACGTCTGGTCGCACTTCCTTGATGATCAGGACTCGTCTGCCTTCGGAAGCCGTGCTGGCCGACAGTACTACCAGTACAACACCGCTGCGCAGAACTACAGCAATTCGAACTTCGACGTACGCAACGCCTTCAAAGGCAGCTCGGTCTATGAAGTGCCTGTGGGACGCGGGCGAAAGTTCCTGAACAACAATAGTCTGCTGGACGCGCTTCTTGGCGGCTATCAGATCTCTGGAACCATTCAGCTGACAAGCGGCAATCCATTCAGCGTGTATGCCGCGAACGCCAACAGCTACGCTCAACCCGGAAACGGTTCAGCTACCGTCTTCCCGAACTACACCGGCGCGCCACTTCGTACGTCGGGGACACACACCCTGGCACAGTGGTTCAACCCCGCGGCGTTCTCACAACCGGACAACGGCACCTTCGGCAACGTCAGACGAAACAGCGTCTACGGTCCCGGAATTGAGCTGATCAATCTATCTGCTGGCAAGAAGTTCACGCTCCATGATCAGGTCAAACTGCAGATTCGCGCGGATGCGACCAATGCCTTCAACCACGCAAACTTTGGGGTACCGAACGAACAACTGACCGGGCTACAACCTCAAAGCAACATCTTCTCGGCAGGTGGAACGAATGCACTGATCAACAGCGTAAGTGGAGGTGCCCGCAATATTCAGTTAGGCGGCCGTCTCGAGTTCTAA